From a region of the Polynucleobacter corsicus genome:
- a CDS encoding ABCB family ABC transporter ATP-binding protein/permease, translated as MRHSSGHHHSAADSKPSRGSDWKVIRDLLPYLLEYKFRVAIALTCLVAAKVTNLGIPILMKELIDTLNIKADSPQALLVVPAGLILAYGLLRVSASLFTELRESLFARVTQNAVRKVALQVFEHLHSLALSFHLARQTGGVSRDIERGTRGIQSLISYSLYSILPTLIEFCLVLGYLAFAYDIWFAAITLVALVLYIGFTVVVTEWRTHFRRTMNDMDSKANQKAIDSLLNFETVKYFGNEAFEASRYDQNLIRYQTAAVKSQKSLAVLNLGQQAIIAIGLVLILWRATQGVIDGSMTLGDLVLVNTLMIQLYIPLNFLGVIYREIKQALTDMDRMFSLLNTEKEIADVPNAQSLRVSDQSRGPDVRFENVSFHYEAKRKILKDVSFNIPAGTITAVVGQSGAGKSTLARLLFRFYDVQSGKILIDDQNIVDVTQLSLRKAIGIVPQDTVLFNDTIGYNIAYGNPNASIEEVHEAARAAQIDRFIKHLPDGYDTQVGERGLKLSGGEKQRVAIARTLLKKPAMLIFDEATSALDSKTERAFQEELLGLAKNRTTLIIAHRLSTIIHADQILVMEHGQIVERGTHAELLAASGRYAEMWQMQERIVLD; from the coding sequence ATGAGACATTCATCAGGGCATCACCATTCAGCAGCAGATTCAAAGCCGTCACGAGGTAGCGACTGGAAGGTTATTCGTGACTTACTTCCTTACCTATTGGAGTACAAGTTTAGGGTTGCGATTGCTCTGACTTGTTTGGTTGCTGCCAAGGTCACCAATCTTGGCATTCCAATTTTGATGAAGGAATTGATTGATACCCTCAATATCAAGGCAGATTCGCCCCAGGCATTATTGGTAGTTCCGGCTGGATTGATATTAGCCTATGGCCTTTTAAGAGTCTCTGCCTCATTATTTACTGAGTTACGTGAATCGCTTTTTGCACGCGTTACTCAAAATGCCGTTCGTAAAGTAGCGCTACAAGTTTTTGAGCATCTACACTCGCTAGCACTGAGCTTTCATTTAGCTCGTCAGACCGGCGGGGTTAGCCGAGATATTGAGCGCGGTACACGTGGTATTCAGTCGCTGATCTCTTATTCGCTTTATAGCATCCTGCCAACCCTGATTGAATTTTGTTTGGTGCTTGGTTACTTAGCTTTTGCATACGATATTTGGTTTGCTGCCATTACGCTAGTTGCCTTAGTCTTGTATATCGGCTTCACAGTAGTGGTGACGGAATGGCGTACCCACTTCCGCCGCACCATGAATGACATGGATTCCAAGGCCAATCAGAAGGCAATTGATTCCTTGTTGAATTTTGAGACAGTAAAGTACTTTGGCAACGAAGCCTTTGAGGCTAGCCGTTACGATCAAAATCTGATCCGCTACCAAACAGCTGCAGTGAAGTCACAAAAATCTTTAGCAGTACTCAATCTTGGGCAGCAGGCAATTATTGCTATTGGATTGGTCCTGATTTTATGGCGAGCAACGCAAGGTGTAATTGATGGATCTATGACCTTAGGTGATTTGGTCTTGGTTAACACCCTGATGATTCAGTTGTATATTCCGCTGAATTTCTTGGGCGTGATCTATCGTGAGATTAAGCAGGCGCTGACTGACATGGATCGTATGTTCTCGCTTCTGAATACGGAGAAGGAGATTGCGGATGTGCCCAATGCCCAGTCCTTACGCGTTAGTGATCAAAGCCGTGGTCCAGATGTTCGCTTTGAAAATGTCTCGTTTCATTACGAGGCTAAGCGTAAAATTCTGAAGGATGTCAGCTTTAATATCCCTGCGGGAACGATTACTGCAGTGGTTGGGCAGAGCGGGGCTGGCAAGAGCACTTTAGCCCGCTTACTGTTTCGTTTTTATGATGTTCAGTCTGGCAAGATCCTGATTGATGATCAAAATATTGTGGATGTCACTCAATTAAGTTTGCGCAAGGCAATTGGTATTGTTCCTCAAGACACTGTCTTGTTTAATGACACCATTGGCTACAACATTGCTTATGGCAACCCTAATGCTTCAATTGAAGAAGTTCATGAGGCTGCTAGGGCGGCGCAGATTGATCGTTTCATCAAGCATCTCCCAGATGGCTACGACACCCAAGTAGGCGAGCGTGGTCTGAAATTATCAGGTGGTGAGAAGCAGCGTGTTGCGATTGCACGCACCCTACTCAAAAAGCCAGCAATGTTAATTTTTGATGAGGCAACATCGGCGCTGGACTCTAAAACGGAGCGGGCGTTTCAGGAAGAGTTACTTGGCTTGGCTAAAAACCGTACGACCTTGATTATTGCCCATAGGCTGTCCACCATTATTCATGCGGATCAAATTTTGGTCATGGAGCATGGCCAGATAGTGGAGCGTGGAACGCATGCAGAGCTATTGGCTGCTAGTGGCCGGTATGCTGAAATGTGGCAAATGCAAGAGCGCATCGTTCTTGATTAG
- the nudB gene encoding dihydroneopterin triphosphate diphosphatase, with the protein MKIPISVLVVIYKSNGEVLLIERADRVNFWQSVTGSIDFFDEDLSAAAAREVLEETGIDVQSLPAGSLQDMHHQIEYEIYPQWRHRYAPGVTRNAEHWFSLLVPNEVSVKLAPREHVAYQWLPHAEAVSKCFSPSNGEAILKLFSARQSVTD; encoded by the coding sequence TTGAAAATCCCCATTTCAGTTTTAGTTGTTATCTACAAATCGAACGGGGAGGTCTTGCTAATTGAGCGGGCCGATAGAGTGAATTTCTGGCAATCCGTTACCGGTAGCATTGATTTCTTCGATGAGGATCTTAGTGCGGCTGCCGCACGCGAAGTCCTTGAGGAGACCGGAATTGATGTTCAGTCTCTTCCAGCGGGTTCTTTGCAGGATATGCATCACCAGATTGAGTACGAGATTTATCCGCAATGGCGTCACCGTTACGCCCCTGGAGTGACTAGAAATGCCGAGCATTGGTTCTCATTACTGGTCCCAAATGAGGTCTCAGTCAAATTGGCACCAAGAGAGCACGTGGCTTATCAATGGCTGCCTCATGCTGAAGCAGTGAGTAAATGTTTCTCTCCCAGTAATGGCGAAGCGATTCTCAAGTTATTTTCTGCGCGTCAGAGCGTAACTGACTAA
- the aspS gene encoding aspartate--tRNA ligase, whose product MSMRSHTCGQVTESLIGQEITLSGWVNRRRDHGGVIFIDLRDHQGFVQVVCDPDRPEMFVLAEQVRNEFCIQVKGLVRARPAGTENNDLVSGKIEVLCHGLVILNASITPPFQLEDENLSETTRLTHRVLDLRRPQMQKNLRLRYNVAMECRRYLDAAGFIDIETPMLTKSTPEGARDYLVPSRVHDGQFFALPQSPQLFKQLLMVAGFDRYYQITKCFRDEDLRADRQPEFTQIDCETAFLDELEIRELFENMIRHIFKVTMNVELPNPFPTMPYSEGMARFGSDKPDLRVNFEFTELTDLMKDVDFKVFSGAANQEGGRVVGLCVPGGAEISRSEIDDYTQFVAIYGAKGLAWIKVNSVSEGRNGLQSPIVKNLHDAAIEGILKRTGAKDGDIIFFGADKEKVVNDAIGGLRLKIGHSAWGKEHGLSTEGWKPLWVVDFPMFEYDDDNARWVACHHPFTSPKDEHMQYLESSPGKCLAKAYDMVLNGSEIGGGSVRIHQEAVQSQVFRALNIGAEEAQVKFGFLLDALQYGAPPHGGIAFGLDRIVTMMTGAESIRDVIAFPKTQRAQCLLTQAPSPVDERQLKELHIRLRQAAPAA is encoded by the coding sequence ATGTCGATGCGAAGCCATACCTGCGGTCAGGTAACTGAATCACTCATTGGTCAAGAGATTACCCTCTCTGGTTGGGTTAACCGTCGTCGTGACCACGGTGGCGTGATCTTTATTGATCTACGTGATCATCAAGGTTTTGTGCAAGTTGTTTGCGATCCAGATCGCCCTGAGATGTTTGTACTAGCCGAGCAGGTTCGTAATGAATTTTGTATTCAGGTTAAGGGTTTGGTACGTGCACGTCCCGCCGGTACTGAGAACAATGATTTAGTCAGCGGCAAAATTGAAGTACTTTGTCATGGTCTAGTGATTTTGAATGCGTCCATTACTCCTCCATTCCAATTGGAAGATGAGAATTTATCTGAGACCACTCGCTTAACTCACCGTGTTTTGGACTTGCGTCGCCCGCAAATGCAAAAGAATTTACGTTTACGTTATAACGTGGCCATGGAATGCCGTCGCTACCTTGATGCCGCAGGTTTTATCGATATCGAAACACCAATGCTAACGAAGAGCACCCCTGAGGGTGCGCGCGATTACTTGGTACCTTCACGCGTACATGATGGTCAGTTCTTTGCTTTGCCACAGTCTCCGCAGCTATTTAAGCAGTTATTAATGGTGGCGGGTTTTGATCGTTACTACCAAATTACTAAGTGTTTCCGTGATGAAGATTTACGTGCTGATCGTCAACCTGAATTTACTCAGATCGACTGTGAAACTGCTTTCTTGGATGAATTAGAAATCCGTGAGCTATTTGAAAACATGATTCGTCATATTTTCAAAGTCACTATGAACGTGGAGTTGCCTAATCCATTTCCAACCATGCCTTACTCAGAGGGTATGGCGCGCTTTGGTTCAGACAAGCCAGATCTGCGTGTGAATTTTGAATTCACAGAATTGACTGACTTGATGAAAGATGTGGATTTCAAAGTATTTTCTGGTGCAGCAAATCAAGAGGGTGGACGTGTAGTTGGTTTGTGCGTACCTGGCGGTGCTGAGATTAGCCGTAGTGAAATTGATGATTACACTCAATTTGTAGCGATCTATGGCGCCAAAGGTTTGGCATGGATCAAGGTAAATTCTGTTTCTGAAGGTCGCAATGGTTTGCAATCACCAATCGTGAAGAACTTGCATGATGCTGCTATCGAGGGCATCTTGAAACGTACTGGCGCCAAAGACGGCGACATTATTTTCTTCGGTGCTGATAAGGAAAAAGTAGTCAATGACGCTATCGGCGGCTTGCGCTTGAAGATTGGTCACTCTGCTTGGGGTAAGGAGCATGGGCTATCTACCGAAGGTTGGAAGCCATTATGGGTAGTTGATTTCCCCATGTTTGAATACGATGACGACAATGCCCGTTGGGTCGCATGCCACCATCCATTCACTAGCCCTAAAGATGAACATATGCAGTATCTCGAATCGAGTCCTGGAAAGTGTTTAGCTAAAGCTTATGACATGGTGCTGAACGGTAGTGAAATTGGTGGTGGATCAGTTCGTATCCATCAAGAAGCAGTGCAAAGTCAGGTATTCCGCGCCTTGAATATTGGTGCCGAAGAGGCTCAAGTTAAGTTTGGATTCTTATTGGATGCCTTGCAGTACGGCGCGCCCCCACACGGTGGTATTGCATTTGGTTTGGATCGTATTGTCACAATGATGACCGGTGCTGAATCTATCCGTGATGTTATCGCTTTCCCGAAAACGCAGCGTGCACAGTGCTTGCTTACTCAGGCTCCTAGTCCGGTAGACGAGCGTCAATTAAAAGAATTGCATATTCGTTTGCGCCAAGCTGCCCCTGCTGCTTAA
- a CDS encoding DUF502 domain-containing protein, giving the protein MKKYFIAGILVWAPMSITIWVIGWGLGLLDGVFGSVMHAIITVFPNQFSGDLQHFRELPGVGILIVVSVIMITGLLAINFAGQWWMKVWDRLVNRIPIVRSIYSSVQQVSSTLFSGSGQAFSKALLIRYPHADSWAIAFQTGMPAKEVAAKLGEDYVNVFLPTTPNPTSGFFMIVPRAHTIELEMSVEEALKHIVSMGSVPPTSSTGLTAAKSNHHL; this is encoded by the coding sequence ATGAAAAAATACTTTATCGCAGGCATTCTGGTGTGGGCACCGATGTCAATCACTATTTGGGTGATTGGATGGGGCTTGGGCTTGCTTGACGGTGTTTTTGGTTCTGTAATGCATGCCATTATTACTGTGTTCCCCAATCAGTTTTCTGGTGATTTGCAACATTTCCGTGAATTACCCGGTGTGGGCATTCTGATTGTTGTTTCAGTCATCATGATTACTGGATTACTTGCAATCAATTTTGCGGGGCAGTGGTGGATGAAGGTTTGGGATCGCTTGGTGAATCGCATTCCGATTGTGCGATCGATTTACTCCAGTGTTCAACAAGTATCTTCCACTTTATTTTCTGGAAGTGGCCAGGCGTTTAGCAAGGCATTATTAATTCGCTATCCCCATGCAGATTCTTGGGCGATTGCATTTCAGACTGGTATGCCAGCAAAAGAAGTTGCGGCTAAGTTGGGCGAGGACTACGTTAATGTTTTCCTGCCAACCACTCCAAACCCAACCTCTGGATTTTTTATGATCGTCCCACGTGCACACACTATTGAATTAGAGATGAGTGTTGAAGAGGCGCTCAAACATATTGTTTCAATGGGATCCGTTCCCCCCACCAGTTCAACTGGTCTGACTGCTGCTAAGTCAAACCATCATCTTTGA